The Urbifossiella limnaea genome has a window encoding:
- a CDS encoding DUF1549 domain-containing protein, producing the protein MPLRPTFALAALAALSGSARADSPTAATPVHTAIDHYVDDAIKAAGVAPAPQADDATFVRRLTLDLVGRIPTPAEASAYVKAADADKRAKLVDRLLASPGFARHQAAQFEAMLNPEGGGRRSGALGEYLRTALAAGKSWERMYRELMLPDEADATMKGAADFLKSRVTDTDKLTNDVSVSFFGVNVSCAQCHDHPLVKDWTQDHFYGMKAFLVRTYDAGGSLAERGFGQVKYKANKGPEKLAPMMFLTGAKLDDATAREMTKDEQKKEKELIEQAKKDKKAPPRPAFSARAKLVEVSLKEGNADFFSRSVVNRMWHRYFGSGLVNPLDQMHSENPPSHPELLAWLAKDTASHGYDLKRLIRGIVMSQAYSRSSRYPTEATPDRKLFAVAQLKPFTPLQLSTSLKIAAADPAQFEGKKAGDLEKTLEQLESSGRGFASLIAVPTDNFQVGVGEALLFTNGDRVAKEFLTDNGVLARAKGLTDKKAAVALLVRSAYGREPTAAESTALVAYVENRADRLPEAYRQVLWALVTGPEFRFVY; encoded by the coding sequence ATGCCGCTCCGCCCCACCTTCGCCCTCGCCGCGCTCGCGGCCCTGTCCGGCTCCGCCCGTGCCGACTCACCCACCGCCGCGACACCGGTTCACACCGCGATCGACCACTACGTCGACGACGCGATCAAGGCCGCCGGCGTGGCCCCCGCCCCACAGGCCGACGACGCCACGTTCGTCCGCCGGCTCACACTCGACCTCGTCGGCCGCATCCCCACCCCCGCCGAGGCCAGCGCCTACGTCAAGGCCGCCGACGCCGACAAGCGGGCGAAGCTCGTGGACCGCCTGCTCGCCTCGCCCGGATTCGCCCGGCACCAGGCCGCGCAGTTCGAGGCGATGCTCAACCCCGAGGGCGGCGGCCGCCGTAGCGGGGCGCTCGGCGAGTACCTCCGCACGGCCCTGGCCGCCGGTAAGAGCTGGGAACGGATGTACCGCGAGTTGATGCTGCCCGACGAGGCCGACGCCACCATGAAGGGCGCCGCCGACTTCCTCAAGAGCCGGGTCACCGACACCGACAAGCTCACCAACGACGTGAGCGTCAGCTTCTTCGGGGTGAACGTCAGCTGTGCCCAGTGCCACGACCACCCGCTGGTGAAGGACTGGACGCAGGACCACTTCTACGGGATGAAGGCGTTCCTGGTCCGCACCTACGACGCCGGCGGCTCCCTCGCAGAGCGCGGCTTCGGGCAGGTGAAGTACAAGGCGAACAAGGGGCCGGAAAAGCTCGCCCCGATGATGTTCCTCACCGGCGCGAAGCTGGACGACGCCACCGCCCGCGAGATGACCAAGGACGAGCAGAAGAAGGAAAAGGAACTCATCGAGCAGGCCAAGAAGGACAAGAAGGCGCCGCCGCGGCCCGCGTTCAGCGCCCGCGCCAAGCTGGTCGAGGTGTCGCTGAAGGAGGGCAACGCCGACTTCTTCTCGCGGTCGGTCGTCAACCGGATGTGGCACCGCTACTTCGGCAGCGGCCTCGTCAACCCGCTCGACCAGATGCACAGCGAGAACCCGCCGAGCCACCCGGAGCTACTGGCGTGGCTGGCGAAGGACACCGCCTCACACGGCTACGACCTGAAGCGCCTGATCCGTGGCATCGTCATGAGCCAGGCGTACAGCCGTAGCAGCCGCTACCCGACGGAGGCGACGCCCGACCGCAAGTTGTTCGCGGTCGCGCAGCTGAAGCCGTTCACGCCCCTGCAACTGTCCACGTCGCTGAAGATCGCCGCGGCCGACCCGGCGCAGTTCGAGGGGAAGAAGGCCGGCGACTTGGAGAAGACGCTGGAGCAACTGGAGAGCAGCGGCCGCGGCTTCGCGTCGCTCATTGCCGTGCCGACGGACAACTTTCAGGTCGGCGTCGGCGAGGCGCTGCTGTTCACGAACGGCGACCGCGTGGCGAAGGAGTTCCTGACCGACAACGGCGTGCTGGCGAGGGCCAAGGGGCTGACCGACAAGAAGGCCGCCGTCGCTCTCCTGGTCCGCAGTGCCTACGGTCGTGAGCCCACCGCCGCAGAGAGCACCGCCCTCGTGGCCTACGTCGAGAATCGCGCCGACCGGCTCCCCGAGGCCTACCGCCAGGTGCTGTGGGCGCTCGTGACCGGCCCCGAATTCCGCTTCGTGTACTGA